The sequence below is a genomic window from Cicer arietinum cultivar CDC Frontier isolate Library 1 chromosome 6, Cicar.CDCFrontier_v2.0, whole genome shotgun sequence.
TCCTAGCCTGTTGGATTTTGCTTGACTGTTATTTTGATGTTGTGAATAGAATTTATGGACTGTGCTCATTGAAATAATGTGTCATGATATTATTAGGAAACTCTTCTTGTACACAAAGACCTGTCGTGTAATGGTGGACTTAATGAGCTTATCCTTGAACTTCAACGTGAAGGTTTGACCTTACTTCATAATGGATTTATATGAAAATTGGTTTAAATGGaatttttgttggttttttcGTAAGATAATGGATTTAGTTTTGTGTTTAAATGTAATAATCTTTTGTGATGATTGAATATGCATGGTGTAACTGTGCAAGAAAGTGCATCATAATTGTCTCAAAATTGGGAAAACATGTATAAATAGATATAAATGTCTTGCAGGTGTTCAAATGTATGGTGGACCAAAAGCCAGTGCCATGCTAAACATTATAGAAACGAGTTCTTTTCATCACGAGTACAGCTCACTTACTTGCACAATTGAGATTGTTGAAGATGTCTTCGCTGCCATTGACCACATAAATAAATACGGAAGGCATGTTCGAGTTCTCggaataattttcatttttgttatcattatcactaattttattaaaggTGTTTGCGGCTTTGTTTGATGTTTCTGCAGTGGTCATACTGAATGCATTGTGACAGAAGATGCTGAAGTGGCTGAGACTTTCATATCGCAAGTTGACAGgtatgtattttctttttggtCAGTATCCTTGGTTGATCCTTTGCTTTCAACAGATGCTGACATAGCATGATGAGATGGAAGGGCACTTCAGATGCTTTTCACAATTTGTTTGGATCCCCAATCATCACATACTTCCCAAAGTTTGAtccattattattaattttgggACATAATGTTTTCCTCAATCATGCAAATATTAATAGTTTTTACTTTGCTTTATTCTCATCTGTATAATCTAAAACTTTTACTGATCCCATCAATTTAGAAAAGTTGAAAAGAATGCTGAACTACTTTGTTTCTGTTTCTGATTATTATAGTCATCTAACTGTTAGACTTGTTAGACTTTTTCCACATTAGGATTAGTGTTTACTTTTAGAACTCAGCAAACATAAGGatttaaataactattattatttgatgttgttggttgTTTGAAATATCCCATTTTGCCTTATGGATAAACAGTGCTGCTGCATTCCACAATGCAAGTACACGTTTTTGTGATGGAGCACGCTTTGGGCTTGGGGCAGAGGTAATGCATCTTCCAGAAAGTCTATTGTTATTAGTAATGtagttattttaattgttcTCATTTTCTTGTTGgttgttttatttgttgaatAGGTTGGAATAAGTACAAGTCGAATTCATGCTCGAGGTCCTGTAGGAGTTGAGGGGTTGTTGACAAACAAATGGTATGAAAGTTACATTTTCTTTTAACAAagaaaatagaatatttttatcttcttttttaatCTCAAATTAGTCTTGTCAAATAGTGACTACAGCAGTAGCGTAACGGATTTTGAACTAATCGTTTTAGTTCTGCAATACACTATTTTGtataaagtgttgtcaaataatggTTATAGCAGCGCAATAGCACTGTAAATATAGCAGAATTtgaataaaatgttattttatctGATCTGCGATTGACAGCACTGCCTCAAATAAGGTTTATTACAAAATAGTGTGCAATAAACATTTTCCATTTTACTTTCTCAATCATTCAAACCAGTCTATTACAAGAACATGTCTTGgctcattttaaaattttgtggacATAATATGATGCAGGATATTGAGGGGGACTGGACAGGTGGTAGATGGTGATCGAGGGGTGAATTATACTTACAAAGAACAGCCACTAAAAGCATAATAGTCATGCAGAAAACTAGTTCAAGCTTAAATATGCTCACCTCATCAAAGTGGCATCTCTTATCTGTTCTATTTTGATAAGCAGAAGTTTTCTAGATGCTGGCCATACATCTTTCCAGAGCCTTTTTCTTACCAGGAGCTAGTTCAAGGGGGGgtgaaaataataatgtgaaTGTAGTTATATAACCATGCTTTTAGTCAGTATTTCATATAATATTCCATGTTTGTAAAACAGCAGTGCTGCGACAGTTATAAAACATATTCCCTACATCCTAGTGAAGTTGAATAATTGTGGAGGAGTGTTATTCTCCCAGTAATTACTATTATAGagaattgaattattttaagcAGTATTCACGACTTTAGATTGAAGTATTCTTAATAATTGAACTGCTTTCAATCCATATCTACTACTGTATATTTGTGCAGTTCCGTTGCTTTTTCCAATCACTCCCATTTTGTTTAGCACAATGCCAGGGTGATAAAAATGAGGTATGAAAGAGCCCCACAACCAACCTGGAGTCGGTCGAATTATACGTATCTCGACAGTCGACACCATAAGGAAGAGAACTTGAATTCAAGTCTTAGTGAAGAACTCTAGCTAGACGGCTGCAAAAGCGTAGGTCACATGTTCAAAGCAGATGATCGTGGATTAGTCGAATGGCCGGCCCTAAGAGCCGAAGCTTGTGGTAATAGTATAATATGCCGTTTCCATTCCATTCATTTATCAAAAAAGGGAACCCCGcaaggttatatatatatatagagagagaggaATCCACCATCCACCACTTCCATAGTAAATTATTTCTCTCCATCTTTCAATTTGTATCTACTACTGTATATTTGTGCAGTTCCGCTGCTTTTTCTAATCACTCCCATTTTGTTTAGCATATTTGTGCAGTTCCGCTGCTTTTTCTAATCACTCCCATTTTGTTTAGCACAATGCTAGGGTGATAAAAATGAGGTATGAAAGAACCCCACAACCAACCTAGAGTTGGTCGAGTTATAAGTATCTCGACAGTCGACACCATAAGGTAGAGAACATGAATTCAAGTCTTAGTGAAGAACTCTAGTTAGACGGCTGCAAAAAGCATAGGTCACATGTTCAAAGCAGATTATCGTGGATTAGTCAAATGGCCGGCCCTAAGAGCCGAAACTCGTGGTAATAGTATAATATGCCATTGCCATTTCATTCATTTATCAAAAAGGAAACCCCCGcaaggttatatatatatagagagaggaATCCACCACCCACTCCTTCCACAGTAAATTATTTCTCTCCATCtttaaaagttttgaaatgttatttttctataattataaaaaaattcataaatttaattgaatatgaaacttttgaaatgcaaTTACCATTTCGAAAAATGTTAGCCAGAGATTGAAGCACAAAAGTTTAGATGGGAGAGTACTCATTTTCTTGATCAGTGTTGAAGTCATTATAGAATACCAATTGGAAACTTTGTCAAGAGCTTCACAAGGAGAAGCATTTGCCTGTGTTCAATTGATGTCTAAGCATCATGCCTCCACTACCCCTTTAATGATTAATTGCACACACCATCCTCTTCAAACAAAGCTAGCCATATTTTATTGTGTCTGTGAGAGAGGGATTGAGATTGGAATTTGGATTTAAAGTCCACACTCCTTGAAATTATTTTCTGATTTAGACTTTCTACAATTGTTAGTCCCCCACTAACTAGCAACTACAATCAACACCAGTTACACTTTGACTACGTCAATTcaagatttaaaatatatttaaaatatgggTGAGTTCAATCTTAATTCAATAATCATGATAATATTAAGAGaataatatatctaaatatttttttaaaaaattatttagatttatatttaaatatatccaCAATTGAGAATAATATGACTAAATATCTTTAGAAGATTTTATTTAGATATAGATCTATATATAGAACGATGAATAAAGTTTTGTTTTATGAGATTTTCCaacaaaagaaaagattttTCTATACAAAATATACTCCATATAATTTCGCTTatgttaataacataaaaaaaaactatcataATTCCACATTATTAAACCCTCATACCTACATTATTAAATCCTCAAAGTGGATAGATTCTTGAATGTTTTCTCATTAATGAGATACACCCATATTCCTTCAAGTTGTTTCAACATTAACGGTTACGAAGTGTTTTATTGAGTTAAATTGTCAAATCTTTCTTTGTTGGACATAATTGTGGAAAGTATAAAAAACGAGAATTGAATTTTGCGATCTCTATTAAATTTAGTAAAATGCAGTAAGAATTAGATTCGCTATACATTGACCCTATAAAACTTTTATAGATATGCATTCAATCGAATCATACTATAATATTACTTTGTAATATTAGTTACTAAAATATCTTTACAAATACCTATATAATAATAAGATGtgatttgatgaatatatacaaatattttactcCACAAATAATGCATACAAGTGAAGtgtaaccaaaaaaaaaaagaagtgaaaTCCTATTATTTACTTTGTCTAATAACTTTAATACATTAggttaaacttttattaaatttaccTCAAATTTGCATTTAGAGTAAAAACATGGAACATAAATCTTTGTGTTAAActtgattttaatatatttcattttacaaaatcaagTTCAAACACACTTTGCATATACGTGTTAGAAATCATTTTTGATGCATTTATAAGTGTtcagtaaaaatattattttgtaaatatgttttttagtaTTCCATAAAAACTGAAACATTTTACAATTTTTCATAGTATTTGTAGCTTGTAAAGGTCATAATATGCTGCTGTATACAAGATATACACATTTAGTATGATTGAATACCAAAACATCAATAAGTAATGTAATCAACGTGGAGTCATTGGTAAGTAGTAACATAAATTGTGGTATTAACCAAATGGTTAATACGTTCTAGTTAAAGACGAATTGTTTAGAagaactcaaattcaaatcctACATAAAACAATTCTTAGTCAGACTTTATTTATCTCTCGTATAAACTCTGAACTACTAGGGTCCCATCTCCTTGAAAACTGGAGGGATTAAACCTAAAAAGATAAAAGTGGGGGATTTCTATAGTATATAACAAAGCTATATTCACAGAGCTTTGACATGATCTGATTGTAACAACAAACTTTCACTTTTCTTACTCTTATACAACACTAATAGTCTTGAGCTCTTGCATAATCTCAGGTTCTTGACAGACTGTAACACACTTCAAGGATCAATAAAATGAAGGATTTTGATATGCTATGTGTCACACAATCTATTGTAGCTCATATGATGAAAAAGTGAAACCCGACCTTCCATCATTTGTCGATTTCAACTCAAGCTTCTGAAATGGGCTGCAAGGGTCCATGAGTTTTACGTCAAAAACTTTCTTAAGATCTATAAAAGAGAATGAATGGTAATGAAAGATATTGACTCATCTAAAGTGAAGAAAGAAATTGACTCATCTAAAGTGAAGAATGTAATTTTGAATGCAGTTTGTCATATACATGTATGATATAAAAAACCCAGTCATTGATTTTCCAAAGTTAACCGGTTATAAATCTGCAATGTTCCTGTTAGAATGCATCTCACACTAAACATAAGCCAAATTCACAAGAAAAATGCATAATGATCTAGAGCCAATTTGGATCGGcttatttgagcttatctaCTGATGCAAGCATTTGTGAGACTATTTAAGAGAGCTTATGAAAGCAACTTATGATATATCCTTAAGTTGTTTTCATcttatttccataagctctccaaaataacttatgaaaacagcttattgtttatataaaaacaatttaactttattatatctttttgttatagaaataacttatacaCAAGTTGTTTCTCCAAACAGGACCCTTAATTTGATAATCACATGCATATGATATATACTACTAATAAATAATTGGAATAAGAAGAGGAAGCACCTGCTATTCGGATCGTAATAGAACCCGCTGATAGAGCCATCGCTGCATGAGAAACAAACATAGTAAAATCCAGCTATAGTTAACCCACAGTCAGTTCCAACATTCACGAAGTACTGCTCCTTCCATCTCTGAAACAAAGAACTTAATGCAATTGTCAATGTTTTCATTTCGGATGatataatttctttaaatattttcattttgtattGGTGAAAATCAAATTACCATGAATATGTAAGGATAGTTGCTTAGGTCCACAGACTTGCCACCATCTACCTCTACTTGACCCTGGAAATCTGAAGTGCATTAGAAACATTACATATGATGAAACTTAACTTACACATGAAACCAAAGTCGAGGTCACTACCAATAGGGGGGAAAAAGATGGAAACTTAGTCCAGTGCCTTATATCATCCTCTGGTCtgagaaaatagaaaagaagaaaaaagaaacaaattaaaagctTGTTGAAACATAAAAAGGTATATCTGCCCGTGGACTCCTGAGGcaatttaatactattatgtAGGGAATCATTAGTATTGGTCTAGTTAAGATTCATGCATGATTTAATTGTTAGTTATTGCATAACAACATACGCTGCCTCCCATTTGCCAGTGAAGAAAGTATAATTCTTGGTATCGACAATCTCCCCTTCCCAGAATGTTACTACCTGATATAAATCATTAAAGAGAAAGTATGTGTCAGTGGCCATTTTTCTCTATTTGAAAACCTCCAAGATTAAACCTCCAAAGCATATACTTCAAGAACTCAAAATTAGTTGATTTGTGTAATATACTTGCTCAACAGATAACACTGTTCAATAGTGTATTTTTAATTAGGAATAGTATATATGCAAACAAAGNNNNNNNNNNNNNNNNNNNNNNNNNNNNNNNNNNNNNNNNNNNNNNNNNNNNNNNNNNNNNNNNNNNNNNNNNNNNNNNNNNNNNNNNNNNNNNNNNNNNNNNNNNNNNNNNNNNNNNNNNNNNNNNNNNNNNNNNNNNNNNNNNNNNNNNNNNNNNNNNNNNNNNNNNNNNNNNNNNNNNNNNNNNNNNNNNNNNNNNNNNNNNNNGCTGAAGTTTTTTTTACctctaaaatgaataaaataaatatgctATATTGTCCATACGAGGGTTAAAAGCATAGAATCTAATTCCTTCCATGATCATATTGGTCACTGAAGCAATATAAAAGAGATGAATGATTACAAAATAagcaattaattattaataagatCAAAATTGTGTGAAATAGCAATGACAAGTTCCGGGTTAAAGTAtgctaacaaaaataaaaaattcaacagGACTGTTAGATACtcaattacttaaaaaaaagtcATTGTATGACACCATTGGAAGTTCAATAAACATCACAATTGCATGTAGATTTGTTAGATAAGTATAAAACTGATAGgttattatgataaaaaaaattattgcaacAGATTAAAGCCGTAGTAAATCAACATATTCAATTACTAATTCTTTACAGGCATATTAAACTAATTCTTTTCAGTTTTCTTTTTTAAGAAAGATGAACTAGAGAGAAATTCCTTACAGGCGTGTCTGCCATAGGAACATTAAGAGCTTCCATGGTGCCACATAGATACCCATGCTCCAGGTCGCATCCTTGTATACGGACATTTACCCTCCATGCTTCATCCTTTTGTAGGCTTGAAACATTTTGTGTCCCAGAAAAGGCCTAAAAATACAACCATCTTGAGTACATATAGTAGCAGTCTGAACTTATAATTAAGATAGAAAGACaaaaaaatgtcaaacataATTCGGTGCTTTAAATGTTGAAGTTGTTTTTTGTATCCATGGGTACAGCAACCAGCAAGCTGTACACATACTGGGTACATATATGGTACAGGCACACATACAGTTCGTGAACACAGACCCATAATAAGATAACTCAAGTCCAAGGCTCTTAGTGGAAGTCCAACAGTTAAATATAGTCTTGTCAATCATGGATCGCGGAAAATACCAGCTTGTTCAAATTATGCTACGGTACAGTACTTTCGATAACACTTTGTACTATCGCATACATGGAAAAATAGCAGTTTGTTAAAGTTTCCCTACTATATAGTGCTAACACGGGCTGAAGACCAGCTTAACAGCTCACGCAAGGAAAACAAGAAGCTTCAAGAAGAAGAAATAAATGAAAAGCATGAGGTAAGGACTCAGGAGGCTGGCTCAAGGAACTTGCAATGGTATAGTTGGGAGATTGCTGGATCTTGATCTGTTGTtctgttatttttatttccattttcatttttacaaaattattgtgataaataccAAATAGTATGAGGAGGatatataaaaaagttgatCATAGAAAAATCTGCCAGGGACATCAATGCAGAGTCATGCAAATGACGACACCATTCACCCATTCCTCTATTCTAGTCTCAAGCTGGAATGGTATTTTTATTGGTTCAAGATTCATAGAGAAAAAGTACTCAATTATACTTCATATTCATCAAAGCTATATCTCAAGTACCCTTATATAATCCCATCTTCAGAGACTAATCCTAGTTGCCAATATTGAAGCTAATTATCACTTTGATCAgacctaaaataattatttacctATGAAGCACTGATACAAAAACAGACACAATATTGACAAAACAACACTATtcataatttgaaaaatggAAGAAATAGAATGTTAGTTACATGCGTAAATGTCGTGTCATATCAGACACCAGAGACGCCTTTAATCTAAAGTATCCGAGCTACATTATTTCCAcgaaattttcataaaaaaacatattttttctttttcaaaaggaatCATAAAGAAGCAACAACTCTCCAATGCTATGAAGCACGATCACCTATGAGATTAGGCGTTCCCCAGTGTTCGATACCCGTACGACATGTGTCAGACTACTCAGGCAATTgttccaaattttttttttctttgcttcGGCACACTTTAGACACTCCTTGGACACGTCAAGACATTTGTACGGGAGTTAAAGATGTTTGAAGTAGAGATGATTAGTAAAGGATTGAagacattaaatttaattacattatttttagCATTTCGGTATAGTAGATGAATGAATAATAGTGAAAAACTATAACATTTTGTTTAAGAACTTTAGTGAAATAAATTGCtcaatttagatattttatagataatgttcatattttatttaattataataaataattatatatgtatgGGTTTCAGtgatctatattttttaaactctGGCAGTGGCGACGTGTCCAGGTCAGTGTCAAAGTTTGTGCTTCACAGCTCCAATGTGCCATGAATAAATCACTTGAAATAAACGCAACAAACCCTAAACAAAGAAACCCAATTTCAAAAGCTATTGTTTTTCAGTTAACCTAACTTCCTATAATCCCAATTTTCTCCAAGATTGAAACAAAGCATAACAgaataaaaatgagaaaaaaaaaaaaggaaaattaagTAAGTACCTACCTGTCCAACACTTAGAAGAGTACAAGATTGGAATGAACTACGCCTTGAATTTGCACCTAAAATATGAAACAATCAAACAAGATTTGAATACAGCAATAATTTTTGGAAAAGAAGGGTGAAACGGAGAATAAACCTGAAACGTGAGAAGGGGTTGTAGTGTTTTCCAATGCTACTCTCACAGGCATGTTGCGGAGTGAACGAAGGAATTGACAAATTGGGGACACTTGATCGTAGTGTTCGTTTGGTTTGGTTAAACGAAAgcggaaagaaaataaaaacagaagaaaaaaagagaactagagaagagaagaaatatatgaaattaaattaaaaaatgaaacgaAAAAACTGGAACTGGTAGTAACGTTTTGGGAAaatcttttgttttttaatttttaaaatttgtttaattttattcattaataAAGCCTTACAAGATTTACATTTATAgcaataatttttgaatattttcgaaaatatattttattgaccAAATTTTTATCTTATCTGGAtaaaaaacctaaaccttatttgttatttgttaaaaataaattatggaatttaaaattatagttatataAGGTAACgaaagaaattattattttaattaaagttaacattaaaaaataaataattaatatattttattaaaaggcTAATGTGGGAGTGCACCTTTGCTAAGAAGTTTGCACAATAATTTGCTTAACAATACATGTTAGATATGGAGACGTTCCAAGAATTCTGTAATTTGAGTCGGTATTCCGACATGCATTGTGTAACATGCATTCCAAGAATTCTGTAATTTGAGTCGGTATTCCGACATGCATTGTGTAACATGTCTTCATCCTCGAGGGAGCAACTTTTCATTTAAAGCACGCTTGAATCAAACCATTGATTTCCTAGAACGAAGAACACAAAAAAATGGGTGACTTTGAATTGtgttctatttaaaaaaaaaactttttaacaatatcaaaataaagtgataaaaatagaacaaataaaaatataaacaatccagtcaaataattttgattcaCCAGCAACACGGCAATTACGTCAAGTCCCCTCAAACGGAAGAATTTAATATACTTATTTATCAACTGAATCACACTTCCACTAATATATGCTAGTCAAAATGATTGTGTTTTCAAGTCTTTTCAATCTTTTAGCTTAATACAATCAATATGTTGAGGAATGCAACCACTACTAAGCTAGGCTAAATAAAACGAAATGTTTAAGAGTTTTTGAATGACTCTTACAAGAGAGTGTTTAAAAAGTTGTATTATCATAAAACTATTTCTCAGCACTTAGACAAAATAAAGAATATGGTGCAGAGACAATTATATTGTGTTTATTGTagtgtgttgttgttgttttgttttgttttatcttcAATGAGGGTTGTACGTCATTTTATGGAGAAACTTTAGGATTTTTGTTCGTTGTCTTGATTACAAGAAATCAATATGTATCATGAAGTTTCGTATCAAATCTTTAGAGATTGATTCACCTTTAAACCTTGTCCAAAAATAGTCTTTGTAATTGACTTTACGTATTTTG
It includes:
- the LOC101512240 gene encoding uncharacterized protein — its product is MPVRVALENTTTPSHVSGANSRRSSFQSCTLLSVGQAFSGTQNVSSLQKDEAWRVNVRIQGCDLEHGYLCGTMEALNVPMADTPVVTFWEGEIVDTKNYTFFTGKWEAAPEDDIRHWTKFPSFSPLLGQVEVDGGKSVDLSNYPYIFMRWKEQYFVNVGTDCGLTIAGFYYVCFSCSDGSISGFYYDPNSSPFQKLELKSTNDGRSGFTFSSYELQ